The genomic window GGGTCTCGGTCGGCGACCGCGACTTCGTGAAGGCGGCCATCGAGGAGTTGGGCGGCAGCGTGAACTTCTGGAAGGTGAACATGAAGCCGGGCAAGCCGCTCGCCTACGCGACGCTGCAGGGGAAACCCGTCTTCGCCCTTCCCGGCAACCCGGTGGCGGCCATGGTTTCGTTCGAGCTTTTCGTGCGCCCTTCCCTTTTGAAGGCGATGGGGCACCGGCGCGTGTTCCGGCCGACGGTCCTGGCCGAGTTGCAGGAGCCTGCGGTCAACAAGGGAACCCGCCCCCACCTCGTGCGCGGCATAGTGTCGAAGTGCGACGGGCGTTATCTCGTCTCCACCACCGGGAACCAAAGCTCGGGGCGTCTTTCCTCACTCACCCTGGGCAACGGCCTCATGAAGCTCGCGCCGGAATCCAGGATTGAGCCCGGCAACGAGGTGGAGGTCATGCTGCTCGACCGCAATTTCGAGATGGGCCTGTTGCAGGAGTAACCCGGACCGTTCCGTCTCTCCCATCCAGAGCTCCCCTCCCCTTTCCGAGGCGACCGTCGCTACGTGAACGACGGCCGCCTCCATTTTTCCGCTTCAACCTGCAAATCCTCTTCATCTTGTTATAATTAGCACCCGATCCTTCCAGGCCTAATTAACTAAATGTCCCCTGCTACATTTTTCCCAGGATCGGTCTTGCTCGCGGTATCGCCTCAGTCCGCGAAGCGCAGGAATGCAGCCTTATCGCTTTTTTTGATCTAGGTCAAAATTATCGACAGAATAGTGTTCTAGAGTCGTCTTGCTCCGAAACCTTTACACTACCGGGCCGAAGGCTTCCTCAAGAGCCCCTCCCCGTACAACCAACCTGGAAGCACAAGGAGAAAATCCATGCAGCCTGCCTTTTCAAAACTCGGCCGTTTGATTTTGTCGATGACATTGGTGCTTTTCGCCTCGGGAACCGTTCGCGCCGATGCGGGCAAGGACCTTTTCGACAAGATGTGTGCCTCCTGTCACAGTATCGGCGGCGGTGACGGGGCCGGCCCCGATCTCAAAGGGGTGGGTGCCAAGCACTCCTCCGATTGGCTGGTGCAGATCATCACCGACCCGGCGAAGCTCACCGCATCGAAGGACCCGGCTCAGGCCGAGCTCGTGAAAAAGTACGGCATGGAGATGCCGGGCCTCGGGGTGAGCCGCCCGGATGCCGAGAAGATCGTCGCCTTCCTGGGTGGCGGCGCTCCCGCGCCGGGCGCCGCTGCGGGTTCCGCTGCGCCAGGTAGTGCTTCCGCTCCGGCGGAAACCAAGGCCGCCCCGCCTGCCGAGGTCGTGGTCACCAAGGAGCTCCTCGCGACGGGACGGGACCTCTTCACCGGAAAACAGCGCTTCGCCAAAGGGGGCGCCCCTTGCGTCTCCTGCCATCACTTCGACTATCCCGGGATCCACAGCGGAGCCCTTGCCGCCGACCTTACCGGTCTCTACAGCAAGATGGGCGAGAACAGCGTGCGCGGCGTGCTGAAAAGCCTCAACTTCCCTGTGATGAAAAAGATCTACGCGGACCGCCCGCTGACCGAGGATGAGGCGACCGCGCTCACCGCGCTTTTCAAGGACGCCTCCGCCCGAAAGCAGGCCCAAAGTGATCCCTACCCCATTGCCGGCCTTGGCTTCTTTGCCTTCTGCCTTATCGCCGCGCTCGCCTTCAAGAGGAGATACAAATAATGTCACACGACAGGATCAAGGACGAACGTTCCCCGCAAAACCGGCAATGGGAGGAGTTCTACCGCAACCGCCACCAGTACGACAAGGTGGTGCGCAGCACCCACGGCGTCAACTGTACCGGCGGCTGTAGCTGGATGGTGCACGTGAAGGACGGCATCGTCGGCTGGGAGCTGCAGGCGAACGACTACCCGCAGTTCGACGGCACCATCCCGAACCACGAGCCACGCGGATGCACGCGCGGCATCACCTTCTCCTGGTACCTCTACAGCCCGCTGAGGGTTAAGCACCCCTACTTGCGCGGCGCGCTGCTCGATCGCTGGATCGAGGCGAGAAAGCTCCACGCAGACCCGGTGGACGCCTGGGCGAGCATCGTCGAGGACAAGGAGAAACGCGCATCCTACACCGGACAGCGCGGCATGGGTGGTTTCAGGCGCGGCGACTGGGATACCGTGACCGAGATCATCGCCGCCTCCAACATCTACACCGCGAAGAAGCACGGCCCGGACCGCGTCGTCGGATTTTCCCCCATTCCCGCCATGTCGATGATCAGCTATGCGGCGGGAACGCGCTTCCTGCAGCTCTTCGGCGGCGTCGCCATGAGCTTCTACGACTGGTACTGCGACCTTCCCCCCGCCTCCCCACAGGTCTGGGGCGAGCAGACTGACGTGAATGAGTCGGCGGACTGGTACAACGCCTCCTACATCGTCCTTTGCGGCTCCAACGTCCCGATGACCCGCACCCCGGACGCCCACTACCTGACCGAGGCGCGCTACCGCGGCACCAAGGTGGTGGTGATGTCGCCGGACTTCTCCATAGCGACCAAGTTCGCCGACGCCTGGCTCCCGGTGGAACAGGGGCACGA from Geomonas ferrireducens includes these protein-coding regions:
- a CDS encoding c-type cytochrome, with amino-acid sequence MTLVLFASGTVRADAGKDLFDKMCASCHSIGGGDGAGPDLKGVGAKHSSDWLVQIITDPAKLTASKDPAQAELVKKYGMEMPGLGVSRPDAEKIVAFLGGGAPAPGAAAGSAAPGSASAPAETKAAPPAEVVVTKELLATGRDLFTGKQRFAKGGAPCVSCHHFDYPGIHSGALAADLTGLYSKMGENSVRGVLKSLNFPVMKKIYADRPLTEDEATALTALFKDASARKQAQSDPYPIAGLGFFAFCLIAALAFKRRYK